In Carassius auratus strain Wakin chromosome 39, ASM336829v1, whole genome shotgun sequence, a genomic segment contains:
- the LOC113057806 gene encoding mothers against decapentaplegic homolog 5 has translation MTSMSSLFSFTSPAVKRLLGWKQGDEEEKWAEKAVDALVKKLKKKKGAMEDLEKALSSPGQPSKCVTIPRSLDGRLQVSHRKGLPHVIYCRVWRWPDLQSHHELKPLEVCEYPFGSKQKEVCINPYHYKRVESPVLPPVLVPRHSEFNPQHSLLVQFRNLSHNEPHMPLNATFPESFQQHSGGSSFPISPNSPYPPSPASSGTYPNSPASSGPSSPFQLPADTPPPAYMPPDEQMGQDGSQSMETGSSMVPQNMPRGDVQPVEYEEPSHWCSIVYYELNNRVGEAYHASSTSVLVDGFTDPSNNKNRFCLGLLSNVNRNSTIENTRRHIGKGVHLYYVGGEVYAECLSDTSIFVQSRNCNYHHGFHPTTVCKIPSGCSLKIFNNQEFAQLLAQSVNHGFEAVYELTKMCTIRMSFVKGWGAEYHRQDVTSTPCWIEVHLHGPLQWLDKVLTQMGSPLNPISSVS, from the exons ATGACCTCCATGTCCAGTCTGTTCTCCTTCACCAGCCCAGCGGTGAAGAGGTTGCTGGGCTGGAAGCAGGGCGACGAGGAGGAAAAATGGGCAGAAAAGGCTGTGGATGCCCTGGTGAAGAAGCTAAAGAAGAAAAAGGGTGCCATGGAGGACTTGGAGAAGGCCCTGAGCAGCCCTGGACAGCCCAGTAAATGTGTGACCATCCCACGGTCGCTGGACGGGCGGCTGCAGGTGTCCCACAGGAAGGGCCTGCCTCATGTCATCTACTGCCGCGTGTGGCGCTGGCCTGACCTGCAGTCCCATCACGAGCTCAAACCCCTGGAGGTGTGCGAGTATCCGTTCGGTTCCAAACAGAAAGAAGTGTGTATCAACCCGTATCACTACAAACGAGTTGAAAGTCCAG TGCTTCCTCCAGTATTGGTGCCACGACACAGCGAGTTCAATCCTCAGCACAGTCTGCTGGTTCAGTTCCGCAACCTGAGTCACAATGAGCCTCACATGCCTCTCAACGCCACCTTCCCAGAGTCCTTCCAGCAGCACAGCGGAGGAAGCTCCTTCCCCATCTCTCCAAACTCGCCTTACCCTCCGTCTCCCGCCAGCAGCGGCACCTACCCCAACTCTCCTGCGAGCTCTGGGCCATCCAGCCCCTTCCAGCTGCCAG CTGATACCCCTCCTCCTGCCTACATGCCTCCAGATGAACAGATGGGACAGGATGGGTCTCAGTCCATGGAGACTGGCAGCAGCATGGTTCCTCAGAACATGCCCAGAGGGG ATGTGCAGCCAGTGGAGTATGAGGAGCCCAGTCACTGGTGCTCTATTGTGTACTATGAGCTGAATAATCGTGTGGGAGAGGCTTACCACGCTTCCTCCACTAGTGTACTAGTTGATGGATTCACTGACCCATCCAACAACAAGAACCGCTTCTGCCTGGGCCTGCTCTCCAACGTCAATCGCAACTCCACTATTGAAAACACTCGCCGCCATATTGGCAAAG GTGTCCACCTGTATTACGTTGGAGGAGAAGTGTATGCAGAGTGTCTGAGTGACACCAGCATTTTTGTCCAGAGTCGAAACTGTAACTACCATCATGGCTTCCACCCCACAACCGTCTGTAAAATCCCCAGCGGCTGCAGCCTCAAGATCTTCAACAACCAAGAATTCGCTCAGCTGCTCGCTCAGTCGGTCAACCACGGATTCGAGGCGGTCTACGAGCTCACCAAGATGTGCACCATCCGCATGAGCTTTGTAAAG gGCTGGGGTGCAGAGTATCACAGACAGGATGTGACGAGCACCCCTTGCTGGATAGAAGTGCATCTTCACGGTCCGCTCCAATGGCTGGATAAAGTCCTAACACAAATGGGTTCTCCGCTAAACCCTATCTCTTCAGTCTCATAA